A window from Solanum lycopersicum chloroplast, complete genome encodes these proteins:
- the ndhF gene encoding NADH-plastoquinone oxidoreductase subunit 5 has protein sequence MEQTYEYAWIIPFIPLPVPMLIGAGLILFPTATKRFRRMWAFQSVLLLSIVMIFSIYLSIQQINSSSVYQYVWSWIINNDFSLDFGYLIDPLTSIMSILITTVGIMVLIYSDNYMAHDQGYLRFFAYMSFFSTSMLGLVTSSNLIQIYIFWELVGLCSYLLIGFWFTRPVAANACQKAFVTNRVGDFGLLLGILGFYWITGSFEFRDLFEIFNNLIYNNELNFLFVTLCAVLLFAGAVAKSAQFPLHVWLPDAMEGPTPISALIHAATMVAAGIFLVARLLPLFRVIPYIMYLISVIGIITVLLGATLALAQKDIKRGLAYSTMSQLGYMMLALGMGSYRSALFHLITHAYSKALLFLGSGSIIHSMETIVGYSPAKSQNMGLMGGLRKHVPITKITFLLGTLSLCGIPPLACFWSKDEILNDSWLYSPIFAIIAWATAGLTAFYMFRIYLLTFEGHLNAHFQNYGGKQKIPFYSISLWGKNGVKKNSCLLTMNNNESTYFLSKTKYPIAKNGRKMTRPFMTIAHFKHKAVSSYPYESDNTMLFPIFVLGLFTLFVGAIGIPFNQEGVNLDILSKWLAPSINLLHPKSNNSLDWNEFLKDAVVSVSIAYFGIFIASFLYKPIYSSLKNLEFINSFVKKGPKRILWDKILNGIYDWSYNRAYIDAFYTRFFVGGIRGLAEFTHFVDRRVIDGMTNGVGVISFIVGEGIKYIGGGRISSYLFLYLAYVSVFLLVYYLLF, from the coding sequence ATGGAACAGACATATGAATATGCGTGGATCATACCTTTCATTCCACTTCCAGTGCCTATGTTAATAGGAGCGGGACTTATTCTTTTTCCAACGGCAACAAAAAGGTTTCGCCGTATGTGGGCTTTTCAGAGTGTTTTATTGTTAAGCATAGTCATGATTTTTTCAATCTACCTGTCGATTCAGCAAATAAATAGCAGTTCTGTTTATCAATATGTATGGTCTTGGATCATTAATAATGATTTTTCTTTAGACTTCGGATACTTGATCGACCCACTTACTTCTATTATGTCAATATTAATCACTACTGTTGGAATTATGGTTCTTATTTATAGTGATAATTATATGGCTCATGATCAAGGCTATTTGAGATTTTTTGCTTATATGAGTTTTTTCAGTACTTCCATGTTGGGATTAGTTACTAGTTCGAATTTGATACAAATTTATATTTTTTGGGAATTGGTTGGACTGTGTTCCTATCTATTAATAGGATTTTGGTTTACACGACCTGTTGCGGCAAATGCTTGTCAAAAAGCGTTTGTAACTAATCGTGTAGGGGATTTTGGTTTATTATTAGGAATTTTAGGTTTTTATTGGATAACGGGGAGTTTCGAATTTAGAGATTTATTCGAAATATTCAATAACTTGATTTATAATAATGAGCTCAATTTTTTATTTGTTACGTTATGCGCTGTTCTCTTATTTGCCGGTGCAGTTGCTAAATCTGCCCAATTCCCCCTTCATGTATGGTTACCTGATGCCATGGAGGGGCCTACTCCTATTTCGGCTCTTATACATGCTGCTACTATGGTAGCGGCGGGAATTTTTCTTGTAGCTCGGCTTCTTCCTCTTTTTAGAGTTATACCTTACATAATGTATTTGATCTCGGTTATAGGAATAATAACAGTATTATTAGGAGCTACTTTAGCTCTTGCTCAAAAAGACATTAAGAGAGGTTTAGCCTATTCCACAATGTCTCAATTGGGTTATATGATGTTAGCTCTAGGTATGGGGTCTTATCGAAGCGCTTTATTTCATTTGATTACTCATGCTTATTCCAAAGCATTATTATTTTTAGGATCCGGATCCATTATTCATTCAATGGAAACTATTGTTGGATATTCTCCAGCTAAAAGCCAGAATATGGGTCTAATGGGAGGTTTAAGAAAACATGTACCAATTACCAAAATCACATTTTTATTAGGTACACTTTCTCTTTGTGGTATTCCACCTCTTGCTTGTTTTTGGTCCAAAGATGAAATTCTTAATGATAGTTGGTTGTATTCGCCAATTTTCGCAATAATAGCTTGGGCCACGGCGGGATTAACCGCATTTTATATGTTTCGGATCTATTTACTTACTTTTGAAGGGCATTTAAACGCTCATTTTCAAAATTATGGTGGGAAACAAAAAATCCCCTTCTATTCAATATCTCTATGGGGTAAAAACGGAGTTAAGAAAAACTCTTGTTTATTAACAATGAATAATAATGAAAGTACTTATTTTTTGTCAAAAACTAAATATCCAATTGCTAAAAATGGAAGAAAGATGACACGACCTTTTATGACTATTGCTCATTTTAAGCATAAAGCGGTTTCTTCCTATCCGTATGAATCGGACAATACTATGCTATTCCCAATATTTGTATTAGGGCTCTTTACTTTGTTTGTTGGAGCTATAGGAATTCCTTTCAACCAGGAAGGAGTTAATTTGGATATCTTATCAAAATGGTTAGCTCCATCTATAAATCTTTTGCATCCAAAGTCGAATAATTCGCTGGATTGGAATGAATTTTTAAAGGATGCAGTTGTTTCAGTCAGTATAGCTTATTTCGGAATATTTATAGCATCCTTTTTATATAAACCCATTTATTCTTCTTTAAAAAATTTGGAGTTCATTAACTCTTTTGTTAAAAAGGGTCCTAAGAGAATTCTGTGGGACAAAATTCTAAATGGCATATATGATTGGTCATATAATCGTGCTTACATAGATGCTTTTTATACAAGATTCTTTGTTGGTGGGATAAGAGGATTAGCTGAATTTACTCATTTTGTTGATCGACGAGTAATTGATGGGATGACTAACGGGGTTGGGGTTATTAGTTTCATTGTAGGAGAAGGTATCAAATATATAGGGGGCGGACGCATCTCTTCTTATCTTTTCTTGTATTTAGCTTATGTTTCCGTCTTTTTATTAGTTTATTACTTACTTTTTTAG